One Solanum lycopersicum chromosome 4, SLM_r2.1 DNA window includes the following coding sequences:
- the LOC101260336 gene encoding uncharacterized protein, with the protein MAAKIQFICTNNITEYEACILGLKMTIDMNVHKLLSIGDSHSLIHQVQGEWAVKNPKIIPYVQIQNELADALSTIASMIKHPDTDYIDPLDIDMKEHKVHCSHVREEPDSLPLYFDIKKYLEFVNYLKDATSNQKKSIRRMALNFFLSGHVLYKRTTDLGILRCVDAVEASKIIEHIHAGVRGTHYAWAYFCKKDPSIWVEASSYKSVTKKVVADFVRNNLICKFGVPESIITDNGANLKSHLMRDICNQFKITQRNLTVYRPLMNGAVEAANKNIKNILRKMIDKHQGWHEMLPYALLVYRTTATTSIGATPYLLVYRTEALIPVEVEIPSLRIIQETELRNVDWRMTRAFHKRLRAKIFKVGQLALKRIFPHQEEYKGKFAPNCKGPYMVHKVLCGGALVWSDKDGTAWPKPFNSDGVRRYYV; encoded by the exons ATGGCAGCTAAGATCCAATTTATTTGTACAAACAACATAACCGAATATGAAGCTTGTATCCTTGGGTTGAAAATGACCATTGACATGAATGTTCACAAGCTATTGTCTATTGGAGACTCACATTCGTTGATTCATCAGGTTCAGggagaatgggctgtgaagaacccaAAGATTATACCTTATGTACA aatacaaAATGAGTTGGCTGATGCTCTCTCCACCATCGCTTCTATGATTAAGCATCCAGATACTGATTATATTGATCCTCTGGATATAGATATGAAAGAACATAAagtccattgttcacatgttAGGGAAGAACCAGACAGTTTGCCATTGTATTTcgatataaagaaatatttggagtTCGTAAATTATCTTAAAGATGCTACATCCAACCAAAAGAAGTCGATACGCCGTATGGCTCTAAATTTCTTTCTAAGTGGACATGTACTTTATAAGAGGACTACAGACTTGGGTATTCTCAGATGTGTCGATGCTGTGGAAGCTTCGAAGATTATCGAACATATACATGCTGGAGTTCGTGGCACACATTATGCATGGGCTTACTTTTGCAAGAAAGATCCTTCGATTTGG GTGGAAGCATCTTCTTACAAGTCGGTGACCAAAAAAGTTGTAGCTGATTTTGTTCGTAACAATTTGATATGCAAGTTTGGAGTACCAGAATCGATCATTACTGACAATGGTGCAAATCTCAAAAGTCACTTGATGAGAGATATATGTAATCAATTTAAGATTACTCAACGAAACTTAACCGTTTATCGTCCCCTAATGAAtggagctgtagaggccgccaataagaatatcaagaatattttgaggaaaatgattgacaagcaTCAAGGTTGGCATGAGATGTTACCATATGCTTTATTGGTGTACCGCACGACGGCCACAACGTCGATTGGAGCAactccatacttgctagtgTATAGAACAGAAGCACTCATACCTGTTGAAGTTGAAATACCTTCATTAAGAATCATCCAAGAAACTGAGTTGAGGAATGTTGATTGG AGAATGACTCGTGCTTTTCACAAGAGATTAAGAGccaaaattttcaaagttgGTCAGCTGGCCCTTAAGcgcatttttcctcatcaagaggAATATAAAGGAAAATTCGCGCCAAATTGTAAAGGACCCTACATGGTTCATAAAGTATTATGTGGAGGTGCTTTGGTCTGGTCAGATAAGGATGGAACCGCATGGCCGAAACCTTTCAACTCAGATGGTGTCAGGAGATACTACGTGTGA